The Niabella beijingensis genomic interval GCGCGGGCAGGCTGATACCGGTCAGCCAAAAAAACAAACTCATTGTAAAACATCTCCCCAGGCTCATTTTCCACCTGGACGCATACCTGTTCTGACAGCACTGCATCATTTCAAAAACCGGATTTTATTTTGTTAAAGATTTATTGAGGGTTTGGATTGCCGAAGCTTTTTATTCAATGAGTAATCGTGTATTGCCTTGCTTCTTTTTTGTAGTGCAGGCCATGAATGAATAGCACTTTTTCAAGTACATCGGCCACCGACTGTCTTTTAAAAACACCTTGTACATATTTATCATCCAGCAGTTTGTTATCTGCAGCAATTGAAATATTATACAAGATTCCGATCCGCTCCAATGCCGTTTTCAGCGGCACATTATCGAAGGCGATTTCCCCGTTCTCAATCCAGCGGTTAAAAAATGCCGCTCTTACAGGTTCCACCTGCTTATTCCTGCGGCGGTCGATGCTTACCCGTTCATTGGGCCTCATCGTGTAGCTCCAGTCATGTTGTTGTACTACCACTTTTCCTTCCATCAGCGTAACATGCATTTCTTCCTCGGTTCCATAAGCCTCTACATTAAACTTTGTGCCTTTTACAGTGGTGACAATATCTCTGTTACGGATGATGAAAGGTCGCGTGGGATCATGTGCCACTTCGAAATAAGCTTCACCATCAAGACTCAATTCCCGCTTTTTTTTATTAAATACCGACCTGTCGTAACAAAGACTTGCATGACTGTTCAGAAAAACGATACTGCCGTCTTCCAGCTTTACGCGGTGCACCGATGTGGAGGAAGGATTGCTGAGTTGTACCCATGTTTCTGCTGCAACATGAGACATAACGGGTTTGGACAAGACCGAATACAGGTAACCACATGCGGCAGCCAATAAAAAAACTGCCGCTGCCGCATAGCTCAATTTCCTGGATTGGGGAACAGATGCCCCTGCTCTTCTAAACAGTTTCTTTTTTTCTTCTTTCGCTGTCACCGACGTGCCGTCCACAGTTGTTGCCGCGCGGGCAAAACTGGCAAAATAAGCATCAAATACCCGGGTATCCTCCCCCGCCAGATAATCTTCCACCGCCTGCTGCTCCAGGTCCGTACATTGCCGGTTAAAATACCTGTGGAGTAATTCCTTATCTATATTCATGGTTTTGTAATAACGTACCATAAACACGTTTCCCGGACAATAAAGAACCAGGTGTTTTTTTGAATTAATATTAAGATAATATGGAGGAATAGCTGTTTGAAATACTTTTGACCGGCAGTACCTGACCATCGTTTTAAGTAAAACAACAGTATGTCGCTGTTTAACACCAATAGTAAAAAAAAGGCCTTCAGCAGTTTATATGATGAACTATATGATCTTTTGTATCCTGCCTTCCTGAAAATCATAAAAGATGAAGCCCGTACCAAAGATATTTTACAGGAAGCTTTTATAAAACTGTGGAACAATTGGGATCAGATAGACAGCAATTCCGATCTGCGGCCGCTGGTATATACATATGCCAAAAATCTTTTTCTTGATGACCTGCGCAAAACAAAAATGCGGCGGCAAAAAGAAGAAGCAGCCTTATCAACAGCTTCCAAAACCGCAACAGGTGAGGATATTGTGCGTGCCAAACAGGTTCAGGAATCCATCGACCGTTCCGTCAGCAAAATGCCGGCGGCCATGCAGCGGGTCTTCATTTTGTCGCGCGAAAGACGGCTTTCCAATAAAGAAATTGCTGCGCAGCTCTCCATCTCCAGCTTTACCGTAAAACGGCACCTGCAGGATGCACTTCATTTTTTAAAAAGAGATATCAGCCGGCAATAACACAATGATCAAACCTCTTTTTATAGGATCCTTACTGCTCTGCCTGCTTTATGCCGGTTGCAAAAAAAAAGATCAGTTGCCGCAAGAAGACCTTCCTACGGAAACCGCCATTAACACCTGGATCCTGCAGCAACTGCAAAAATACTATTACTGGAACTCGGAACTTCCGGCCCGCCCCGTTCTTAATCAGGATCCTGTCCGTTTCTTTAATGCTTTAAAGAATACAGCAGATCGGTTTTCCACGCTGTATTACAAAAAAGATCCCTCAAGTATTGCAGGCACGCTGATGAATACCTTTGGTATAGACATTGTAGGCGTTGTCAACCAGGACCGGTTCCAGGTAGTTATCATACAAACCGTTCCCGGCTCTGAAGCAGCAGCTAAAGGGCTTACAAGGGGCCAGCTCATTAAAGCCCTCAATGGCCAGCCGGTCACCAGCGACAATATAGCACTCCTGGTTCAGGAGGCCATAAAACAAAAATCCATTCTTATTACCAAGGATGACAACACAACGGTAGCCATTGCCGCAGGGTATATCGCCGAACCTGTCGTGTACAAACAGGCAATTTTTGCAGCAGAGCATACTAAAACCGGTTACCTGTTCCTCAACAGTTTTGAATTTCACGGAGCTTACGAAATACTCGAGGCGTTCGAGCTCTTTAGGACCTCCGGTGTTCGCGATCTGGTGATCGACCTGCGTTATAATACCGGCGGAAGTGTTCCTTTTACAGCATTTTTAGCAGCCCTGGTGGCCCCGGTAAAAGAGGACCAGTTGTTTGTCACCTTTAAAGGAAATAATCACGCGGGAACAATCAACAGCAGTTTCAGCAATGAGCTGCAAAAACAACCCGACGGCTACAACTTCAGCTGGGTCCAGCTTGCAGCCCATCGCTTAACGATATCCAGGGTATATATATTAACAGGCAGGCATACTATTTCCGCGGCTGAACTTTTTATCAACAACCTTAAACCTTATATAAAAGTCATCCAGATCGGCGAGACAACATTTGGAAAAGATATGGCATCCCTTGAAATAAAAGATGACCGGAATCCACCAGTAATAACCGACCTGATTCTTTATCCCATGGTTTTTAAAATGTATAACGCCCGGGGAGCAGGCAACTATGCCGCCGGTATCCCGCCGGACTATATGCTACCGGACCCTGGTGCCTTACCACTATATCCTATTGGCGATTCCAGGGAGCCATTACTGAATAAGGCGCTTTCCCTTATCCAGGGAGCTCCGCCCACTGCTACCCAAACATTAAAGCAGCCTCCTGCGCTCAGCATTACCTACAGTTCCCGGGCAGCAACCGGCGGCATTCCGCTTATTATATCCCTCCCGGAGAGATCACGAAAAAAAACGGCTGAAATTATTTTATAGCCCCCGGCTTCTTTTATTTTTCTTTCTCTAGCTTTGAGCATAATTCTGTGAGCACCCCATGCGTGGATTTCGGGTGAAGAAATGCAATATTCAACCCTTCCGCTCCGGGCCGGGGTTGAACATCGATCAGATCGACCCCTTTCTGCTGCACAGATTGCAGGGCTGCTGCCACATCATCAACCGCAAATGCAATATGGTGCACGCCCTCTCCCTTTTTTTCAATAAACCGGGCAACCGGCCCGTCGTCATCCGTGGGCTCCAGGAGCTCAATTTTTGTATCACCGATTTTAAAAAAGGCAGTACGCACTTTCTGGTCGGCTACTTCTTCTACCCGGTAACATTCCAGGCCAAACACATCTTCCCAATAACGGATGCTTTCTTCCAGGTTCCGGACTGCCAGACCAATATGTTCAATATGTGACGGCTTCATTGTTTTGAATTTAATTAAATGACTGGAGCTGCTATTTAACTAAGATCTCTCTTTTATCAAATGTATTGGCACTGAAATAACCTAATGCTCCGCCGTGAATATTGGAGAGCGGGTTTCCGGGAGAAGCACTTTGACTTTGCCCAAGGGAGCTCTGGGCGAGGCTGTACCAAAAATCGTAATTATCCCGGCTGATGCACCGCATATCCACACGAAGGTTATCTCCCCGTTTCAGGTCCGACGTACCGTCATCCGAAAAAATCAGCAACTCATACACCACGTTCCTTCCATCGATCAGTTTGTCATTCGTAACAAAAATGGTATTCTCCTTGCGTCCATCCACATACTGTGTGAACCGGTATGCATCTCCTTCCCCCGGCGGGTCTTTGAATTCCACGGTTGCGATCAGTTGCTGCCGGCCCAGGAACTGGCGGCGTATCGTATACAAGGAATCAAAAGCCACTTTTTGCGGCATAGTGGAGCTGGCCGTAAATGTCTTGCCTCCTATTTTTACCGACAGGCGATAGGTGCTGCCGGGCTTGCCGGAAGTATCGGCTTCATAAAGTCCGTTGCCTTTATGCTCCAATAATACCGGTGTTTTTCCATCCTCACTAATCGTTACCACGGCATCCTCAACGCCGGTAAAAACATTGGAATCGGTCACATCCAGGGTCTGGGAAACGATTACGTTATATGAATTCTCCTTATCTGTTACTGTTCCTTCTATCACATATTTTTTGCTTACGCCATTGAGATTTACATCGATCACTTTCTGGCAACCCATTGCAACAAAAAGAAAGCAGCCAAGCAAACTGTAAACAAAAAAGACGTTTTTTTTCATCTTCTAAAATTTAAAATGCCAGGAAACAGAGGGTACAAAACGGAAGAGCGAGGTCTGCAGCACTTCCGTTACATCCGGGTTCTTGTCGTTTTGCTGAAAAGTGATGAGATAAGCGTTCTCCCGGCCGTAAGCGTTAAACAGACTAAAAGCCAGCTCCGACGATGTATTTTTCCGCCTTGTCTTTAACTGCCTGGTGGCTCCAAGGTCGAGCCGGTGGTAGGCCGGCATCCGGTGCGCATTCCGTTTTGTATAATAGAAAACGATCTGTTTATCGATCACATACTTTCCACTTGGAAAGGTAACTGCATCACCGGTATAGTATACCCAGTTTGCCGAAAGATTCCATTTCTTATTCAACTGGTAGTTGGCTACAATGGCCACATCATGCGTGCGGTCCTGCCGGGCATTGTACCACTCGCCGCCGTTAATCCCCGCAATCCGGCGTTCGGTTTTTGAAAGCGTATACCCTGCCCAGCCGGTAAACCGTCCCTGTTTCTTCTTCAACAACAGTTCGATCCCGTAAGCCCTCCCGATGCCGGAGAGCAGCTGTGTTTCAATGGCGTCATTGGTATACACATCCGCACCGGTACGGTAGTCTATCTGATTTTGAAACGATTTGTAATACGCCTCCGTGGTCAGCTCATACCGGTTGCCGGAAAGGTTCTTATACCAACCCAGCGAATAAATATCAACGATCTCCGGTTTAATGGTGTTGGTACTTGCTACCCATTTGTCCGTAGGAAAATTAGCCGCAGAGTTGGAGATCAGGTGAAGATTCTGTGTATTACGGGCATATGAGGCTTTTATGGATGTACTGTTGTTAAGAATAAAACTGGCTGCCAGACGGGGCTCAAGGTTCCAGTAATTTTTTACCAGCGCACCTTTTCCATAACTCAGGGTATCCGTGATGGTTCCATCTTTATCTACTTCATAAAAATCACCGGGGCCCAAAATAGCAAAGGAAGAAAGCCGCAGTCCGAATGTAAGGTTAAGCCAGGAGGCAGCATTCCAGGTATCTGTGGCAAAAGCGGCATTTTCCCATGAATAACGGTCCTGGAGGTACAGGTTATTATAACTTGTTTTGCCCGAGCTGGTTATTTCACCCGGTGTGATGGTATGATAAATGGTATTGAATCCAAAACGGAGCGAGTGCCGGGCTCCTGCATACCATTGTATCTCTTCCTTCAGGTTCAGGTCGCGTATCTGTGAAAAAATGTTCAGATCATTATTGGAATTGTTAATGGCAATATTATAGTTAAAATCACTGTAGATAAAAGAGGTGTTGGAAAACAACCGGTCATTGAAGATATGGTTCCAGCGCAATGTTCCTGTTTTATTGCCCCAGTCCAGTCCGAATTGTTTTTCGAGTTTGAGCACGTCCCGCCCCAGGTACCCGGAAAGATACAGCCGGTCTTTTTTCCCGAGCGTATAATTCATTTTTGCATTGATATCATAAAAGAACAGACGCGTATTCTTATTGGTAGAATCACCGAATACCGGCAGGAAAAGATCTGCATAGGTCCGTCTTCCCGACACCAGGAAGGAGGATTTATCTTCCTGGATCGGCCCTTCAACATTCAGCTTTGCTGAGATCAGCCCCACGCCGCCGCTCACCGCGTAGCGTTGGTTATTGCCTTCGTTCATTTTCACATCCAGCACGGATGAGAGCCGGCCGCCGTATTGTGCCGGCATACCTCCTTTATACACTGTTACATCCTTTACGATATCCGAATTAAAGGTGGAAAAAAATCCCATAAGGTGGGAGGCATTGTATACATTGGCTTCGTCGAGAAGGATCAGGTTTTGATCCGTTGATCCGCCCCTTACATAAAAACCGCTGTTCCCGTCGCCTGCTGATTTTATACCCGGCAGCAACTGGATCGCTTTTAAAATATCCCGTTCTCCGAGCAGCATGGGGATCGTGTTGATCTCCTTCATCGTCAGCCGTTCCACCCCCATCTGTGTTCCGCGGATCGTGCGGCCTTTTGTATTGGCCGTTACCTGGATGTTCTCCAGGTCCACCACCAGGTCCGGCAGTTGAATATTCTGTATCTTATCACCATCCAGCTGGATAGTTTCCGTTACCGTTTCATAGCCAACAGCAGAATAAGAAACTTTATAGCTTCCCTTCGACAGGGTAAGTGAGTAAAATCCATACTCATTGGAAGTAGTGCCCGCAGCATTGTCCTGTACTTCCACGCTTGCATTGATCAGTGTTTCCCCGCTTGCAGCCGACTTTACCGTACCACTGAGTGTAACCCTTTCCTGCGCAAAAGAGCCGAGTGTAATGAATAATGCAATAAAAAAAGTTCCTGTCTTTCTTTTCATAATTAAGTCATAAACAACCTCCAATTCAACAAAAATAACCGAACTGCAGCAGATTATTGCTGTGCGGTGTTCTTGGGCGGAATGATAAAAGACAACGGCTTTTTAAAGAAATGCCGCACGATGATACTGATCAGCTCGGGGTAACGGCGCAGCTGAATGCCCCTCGACTTTACCGCAACAAAAAACGCCAGCGAAAAACTGGCCAGGAAATTAAAGAAACCAATACCCATAACACCCAGAAATACCGTCACCAGGTATCTTGTGGGAATGTTTGCGATGCCCAGCCCGTAAACACCTATCGCCATATTTCCGGATGAGATGGTGATGTGCCGGATATCGAATGGCACTCCGAATATTTTACCAACATTGGCCGCCATTCCAAGGAAAAAACCCAGACTGATATTACCCGCATAAGCTCCTGCATTTTTTTCAATAAAACCGGCCCAGCGGCTTCTTTTTGCCGCAGAGGTGCTGGTATGCAGCCCGGGATGATGAGTTAACCGGTTGCCGATATTGCTGAAACGGATCTTATTCTGCACATACCCTGCAATAATCCCGCTTAAAAACAGGAACACACCGGTATTACAGGCGTACAACAGCGAAAGGCTCTGAAAAGGATGCTGCTCCTGTAACAGCATAAAAGCGGCCTTGCCTTCTACCAGTTTCTGCCCCATCAGCTGATGATAGGTCCATGCCAGCAGATAAGTACCGGGAAATACGATGATGAGGTTTCCGACAAAAGAGGCCGTCTGACTGCGGATCACTTTGGCTACTGTCAACGCCAGGTTTTGAAGATCCAGCTGATCCAGGCTTTTTTTTGAATCCAGTGAAACCGCCACTGCATTCGCGGTAAAGGCCGGTTGCTTTGTAGCCAGCGTGGAACCGGTCTGATCGATCAGGACAAATCCAGCGCTGTAATTGACACTGTACCAGAAGCCCTGCCAGAAATAGGCATAATGCAGCCTGGCCAGTATGTTTTTAACGACGGCCACAAAGCAGATGATCAATCCGCCCCACATGGCGCTGATCAGCATGTTCAGATAATCCTTCCGGGTAGTGGTAATGTATTTGCCTCCCTTTTGTCCTTTGTGTTCTGCGATCTGGTAAGCGATATACCCCACACCCTGGGAAATAAACTGACGGAGACTGTTCTTAAGATTTTCATTCCGCACCAGTAGTTTAAAAAGATCTACAAACCGGCCTATGTCAAAATGATCATCATTATCAATCGTGTCCAGCAGGATCTGCATGCGTTCGATACGGGCACTCAGGATCAGCAGCAAATAACTTTGCCGGATGCTGGTACCCCGCTGATCCTGGTGCTGGCGGATATAGTGGATCTCATTTTCAATTTCAAAAAGTACGAGCTTCAACCGGTTGGTCACTTCCCGCATATTATACGGATCATTCTTTACCTGCTGCTGTAGTTCGTGCAGCAGGCGGCTTTGCAACAGGAACGGATTCTCCTGTCTTGAATGGAACGGGGCAATATAGCCGGCGATTTCCTTTTCAAGTCCGTCATTTGCCACCTGGAACGACAATACCGTCAACGCATCAATCAGGTGTTCCGTTAACCGCTGGTCTTTGGCCTGAAGGGTGAATTGGAGTAATTCAAAAAAGCTCATCCAGGTGGAGCGCCGGACGGCTTCGATCCATACATGATCATTCTTTTTGTAAAATACCCGGTCCAGTACGTATATAAAATCATCTTTATCCTGCTCCTTGGGAAGGACCTTATGCTTCAGTTTGCCGATCAGCTCATCCCAGAAACCGCTGCTGAGGGGGATACCGCTTTCGGTGAACGCCCCCTCCAGTCGTGCATTGATCAGCTGTACAAGGATGGCCTGCTGTAATTTGGCGACCAGGGTAGGATGCGCTTCGAGAAAGACGATCATGTCCTTCATCCTTGTGTCTGCCAGGTGCAGTTCCTTTGCAGCAGGCCGCAGATCCCCGAAAAAAGCGATCAGAAAATCAAGGCTCTCTTCTTTTGTACGGATCCCGTAAGCGGATTCGTCCTCCAGTACTCTTTCAAAAAAGCTTTGTTCCTTTTTTTTTCGTTTGAATAGATTCATCCGCGTATTTTAATCACAACCCGGAACGCCTGTAAAGACATCCTAAAAATAACAAACTACTTTTTGTATTACTGCTTTAGGTGCTATGAAATTATTGTTACGATCCAGCTCCTTTCAAAGTGCTGACCCGGTTCCAGCATCTCAATGCCCTCTTTTTTTGTCACATCCTGATCAAAGCCTACTGTGTCGGCGATCCCGCACCAGGGTTCAATACAGACAAAATCGGCGCCCGGGGCAGCCCAGATACCCAGGTAAGGAAAGCCTTCCCAGGAAAAATCAAATCCCTTCCCGTTTTTTTCAGACCGCACGGCCAGCTTCCTGGACTTCAGCTCTTTCAGTACCACTGCATCTTTTGCAAACAGCCCTTTATTCAGCCGCAGGACATTTGAATTGTTCAAAAAGGGTACCGGTGTTTGTGCCAGCAGACCGCCTTCTTCGATCGGCCATTTTCCGGCCGTTTCTTTTTCTTCGAATTCAAGGTAATATTCTGCATAAGCATCTCCCCGGAACAGGGGCAATTTAAATGCAGGGTGCCCTCCTATGGAGAACCACATTTTTTTATTACCGGAATTACCGACATCATAGGTTACCTTGAGTGTCTTTCCCTCAAGCAGGTATTTCAATTTCAACTCAAAATCAAAAGGATACAGTTTTAAGGTTTCCCCGTTACTTTTCAGGGAGAACACCAACTCATCCCTCAGTTGCCCGACCGGCGAAAAGTTCATTTCACGTGCAAATCCATGCCGGTTCAGGTGATAATCCTTCCCCTCGTACCGATAGGTATTATCCCTCAGTGTTCCCACGATCGGGAACAGCACCGGAGAATGCTTTCCCCACACCGCAGGGTCGCCACTCCACATATATTCCTGACCCGTGCTTTTATCAATGATGCTTTGCAATTCCGCCCCCGTTTCAGAAACGGCAATTTTTAACACACTGTTCTCGATCTGGTATATCTTACCCATAGTGTCCTGATTTGAACATTAAACGGGAAATATACCGATTTAGTATACATTTTCGCAACAAATTCCTGTTTTTCAATGTCCGGCAACTGTAAAAAAAAACAGCTTATTCGCGGATATTCCAGTCGGAGGGGGCCTTAAATGTCTTTCTGCCCTGCTCATATGGCGGAACCTTTTCAGCAGGCACGATCGTCCGGTATTTTTTTGAGAGTTCCAGCAGCGCCTTTACCTGTTCCGGGTATCGGGCACTCAAGTCCTCTTTTTCATACGGGTCTTTATCTATGGCAAAGAGCTGCGGAGCATCAGCTGCCGGCGTGGTCTTATTGCCGGTTTTCGGAATTACCAGTTTCCATTCATCTTTGATCAGGGTTCCGTTGCCGAGATAAAGCTCACGTCCGGTATTTTTCTTTTCTGTAAGACTTTGTACGATGGAACGCCCGTCATAAGGTTGCGGAGGCGCCGTTTTTATTCCGGCGATTTCCCGCAGGGTTGGTGCGATATCAATATATCCCGCCACCTGTTCGCAGGTCCAGCCTCCTTTGAAACCGGCCGGCCATCTGATTACTGCAGGCACTCTTACCCCGCCTTCCCATTCCTGGAATTTAAAGCCCCGCAGCGGCTGATTGCGTCCGCCTTCTTTTTGAGCCGCACCATTGTCGCTTTGAAATAATACGAGAGTATTCTCATCAATACCTGCCGCCCGCAGTGCCTTCAATATATGACCGATTCCTTCATCCAGGGCCGCAACCATTGCCGCATAGGTCTGCCGGCGTGTATTGCCCCTTCCCATAGCGCCTTCATTACCCGTTTGTTCCTTGCCAAAAACAGGTTGTGACGGGTCGAAGCCGTATTTCAGGAGATCACCTTCCTTTGCCTGCAGGGGCCCATGCGGTGCGTTATAGGCTATATATAAAAAGAAGGGGCCTTCGCCTTTATAATCGGAGATGCATTTAACAGCTTCCCTGGTGATCAGATCGGTTGTATAGCCGGTATCCCGCGCGGTTTCCCAGTCGTTGTGCCAGTCCAGCTCTCCTTCGCGTTTGTGCGTAAAGTAATCGATAGCGCCGTTGTAATGCCCGTAAAAATGGGTAAATCCGCGGCGCAACGGAAGGTATTTTCTTTTGGAGTGCCCCAGATGCCATTTACCGATCGCCGCCCGGTTTTTATAGCCGGCCTGTGCCAGCATCTGCGGCAGAAATTCCGCTGTTGTATCCACACCAAAATTCAGCCATGGGGCGATCACGTTTTCACGCAGCCCGTACCGCTCGGGTAACCGCCCGGTCATGATACCTGCACGTGTCGGGGAACAGATAGGACTGACATAGTACCGGTTCAGGATTACGCCCTCGCGGGCCAGCTGATCGATATGAGGGGTCCGGATCTCACTGCCATGAAACCCTACATCCCCCCAACCCATATCATCGGCCACGATGATCACTATATTGGGGCGGGAGTCCTGAGCCTGCAACTGCAACTGCAGCAGGACAAAAAAGAACAGGAACCACGCACTATGCCTGGTCCTTCCGGAAGATTGAATCTTTATTTGCATGATCGGATAAATATTTTTCTACAAATTCGCTTGGCGTGGCTCCGAACTGGAGCGTAAAACATTTGGTAAAATAAGAAGGCGAGTTAAACCCTGTCCGGTAGCCGGCTTCTGAAACATTACAATTGCCGGACAATAACAATTTGGCAGCTTCTTTTAGACGGATCACCCGTATGAATTCATTCGGACTGTGCCCGGAAATGGCTTTCAGTTTTTTATGCAGGGTGGAGCGGCTCATGGCCACAGCCTTACTGAGTTCTTCCACCGACAATTGATAATCATCCAGTCGCTCCTCAATGATTGTTGTGATCTTTTCTACAAAAATCTTATCATTCGTGTTATTGTAAAGGGTATCCGCTTCCACAAACGGATGCGCACTGAATTTCTCTTTTAAACGGGCCCTTGTTTCAAGCAGGTTTTTTATAGTGACCGTGATCTGCTTCCATTTGAAAGGCTTCATGATATAAGCATCGGCGCCGCTCTCCAATGCCTGCAGTTCCGCCTCGGTAGTACCCTTTGCCGTAAGCAGGACTACCGGTATATGGCTGCTGCTGATCTGCTCTTTGATCCGGCGGCATAAAACGATCCCATCCATTTCAGGC includes:
- a CDS encoding RNA polymerase sigma factor, producing MSLFNTNSKKKAFSSLYDELYDLLYPAFLKIIKDEARTKDILQEAFIKLWNNWDQIDSNSDLRPLVYTYAKNLFLDDLRKTKMRRQKEEAALSTASKTATGEDIVRAKQVQESIDRSVSKMPAAMQRVFILSRERRLSNKEIAAQLSISSFTVKRHLQDALHFLKRDISRQ
- a CDS encoding site-specific recombinase, producing MNLFKRKKKEQSFFERVLEDESAYGIRTKEESLDFLIAFFGDLRPAAKELHLADTRMKDMIVFLEAHPTLVAKLQQAILVQLINARLEGAFTESGIPLSSGFWDELIGKLKHKVLPKEQDKDDFIYVLDRVFYKKNDHVWIEAVRRSTWMSFFELLQFTLQAKDQRLTEHLIDALTVLSFQVANDGLEKEIAGYIAPFHSRQENPFLLQSRLLHELQQQVKNDPYNMREVTNRLKLVLFEIENEIHYIRQHQDQRGTSIRQSYLLLILSARIERMQILLDTIDNDDHFDIGRFVDLFKLLVRNENLKNSLRQFISQGVGYIAYQIAEHKGQKGGKYITTTRKDYLNMLISAMWGGLIICFVAVVKNILARLHYAYFWQGFWYSVNYSAGFVLIDQTGSTLATKQPAFTANAVAVSLDSKKSLDQLDLQNLALTVAKVIRSQTASFVGNLIIVFPGTYLLAWTYHQLMGQKLVEGKAAFMLLQEQHPFQSLSLLYACNTGVFLFLSGIIAGYVQNKIRFSNIGNRLTHHPGLHTSTSAAKRSRWAGFIEKNAGAYAGNISLGFFLGMAANVGKIFGVPFDIRHITISSGNMAIGVYGLGIANIPTRYLVTVFLGVMGIGFFNFLASFSLAFFVAVKSRGIQLRRYPELISIIVRHFFKKPLSFIIPPKNTAQQ
- a CDS encoding S41 family peptidase, with product MPQEDLPTETAINTWILQQLQKYYYWNSELPARPVLNQDPVRFFNALKNTADRFSTLYYKKDPSSIAGTLMNTFGIDIVGVVNQDRFQVVIIQTVPGSEAAAKGLTRGQLIKALNGQPVTSDNIALLVQEAIKQKSILITKDDNTTVAIAAGYIAEPVVYKQAIFAAEHTKTGYLFLNSFEFHGAYEILEAFELFRTSGVRDLVIDLRYNTGGSVPFTAFLAALVAPVKEDQLFVTFKGNNHAGTINSSFSNELQKQPDGYNFSWVQLAAHRLTISRVYILTGRHTISAAELFINNLKPYIKVIQIGETTFGKDMASLEIKDDRNPPVITDLILYPMVFKMYNARGAGNYAAGIPPDYMLPDPGALPLYPIGDSREPLLNKALSLIQGAPPTATQTLKQPPALSITYSSRAATGGIPLIISLPERSRKKTAEIIL
- a CDS encoding aldose 1-epimerase family protein, whose amino-acid sequence is MGKIYQIENSVLKIAVSETGAELQSIIDKSTGQEYMWSGDPAVWGKHSPVLFPIVGTLRDNTYRYEGKDYHLNRHGFAREMNFSPVGQLRDELVFSLKSNGETLKLYPFDFELKLKYLLEGKTLKVTYDVGNSGNKKMWFSIGGHPAFKLPLFRGDAYAEYYLEFEEKETAGKWPIEEGGLLAQTPVPFLNNSNVLRLNKGLFAKDAVVLKELKSRKLAVRSEKNGKGFDFSWEGFPYLGIWAAPGADFVCIEPWCGIADTVGFDQDVTKKEGIEMLEPGQHFERSWIVTIIS
- a CDS encoding TonB-dependent receptor; this translates as MKRKTGTFFIALFITLGSFAQERVTLSGTVKSAASGETLINASVEVQDNAAGTTSNEYGFYSLTLSKGSYKVSYSAVGYETVTETIQLDGDKIQNIQLPDLVVDLENIQVTANTKGRTIRGTQMGVERLTMKEINTIPMLLGERDILKAIQLLPGIKSAGDGNSGFYVRGGSTDQNLILLDEANVYNASHLMGFFSTFNSDIVKDVTVYKGGMPAQYGGRLSSVLDVKMNEGNNQRYAVSGGVGLISAKLNVEGPIQEDKSSFLVSGRRTYADLFLPVFGDSTNKNTRLFFYDINAKMNYTLGKKDRLYLSGYLGRDVLKLEKQFGLDWGNKTGTLRWNHIFNDRLFSNTSFIYSDFNYNIAINNSNNDLNIFSQIRDLNLKEEIQWYAGARHSLRFGFNTIYHTITPGEITSSGKTSYNNLYLQDRYSWENAAFATDTWNAASWLNLTFGLRLSSFAILGPGDFYEVDKDGTITDTLSYGKGALVKNYWNLEPRLAASFILNNSTSIKASYARNTQNLHLISNSAANFPTDKWVASTNTIKPEIVDIYSLGWYKNLSGNRYELTTEAYYKSFQNQIDYRTGADVYTNDAIETQLLSGIGRAYGIELLLKKKQGRFTGWAGYTLSKTERRIAGINGGEWYNARQDRTHDVAIVANYQLNKKWNLSANWVYYTGDAVTFPSGKYVIDKQIVFYYTKRNAHRMPAYHRLDLGATRQLKTRRKNTSSELAFSLFNAYGRENAYLITFQQNDKNPDVTEVLQTSLFRFVPSVSWHFKF
- a CDS encoding arylsulfatase B, translating into MQIKIQSSGRTRHSAWFLFFFVLLQLQLQAQDSRPNIVIIVADDMGWGDVGFHGSEIRTPHIDQLAREGVILNRYYVSPICSPTRAGIMTGRLPERYGLRENVIAPWLNFGVDTTAEFLPQMLAQAGYKNRAAIGKWHLGHSKRKYLPLRRGFTHFYGHYNGAIDYFTHKREGELDWHNDWETARDTGYTTDLITREAVKCISDYKGEGPFFLYIAYNAPHGPLQAKEGDLLKYGFDPSQPVFGKEQTGNEGAMGRGNTRRQTYAAMVAALDEGIGHILKALRAAGIDENTLVLFQSDNGAAQKEGGRNQPLRGFKFQEWEGGVRVPAVIRWPAGFKGGWTCEQVAGYIDIAPTLREIAGIKTAPPQPYDGRSIVQSLTEKKNTGRELYLGNGTLIKDEWKLVIPKTGNKTTPAADAPQLFAIDKDPYEKEDLSARYPEQVKALLELSKKYRTIVPAEKVPPYEQGRKTFKAPSDWNIRE
- the mce gene encoding methylmalonyl-CoA epimerase, translating into MKPSHIEHIGLAVRNLEESIRYWEDVFGLECYRVEEVADQKVRTAFFKIGDTKIELLEPTDDDGPVARFIEKKGEGVHHIAFAVDDVAAALQSVQQKGVDLIDVQPRPGAEGLNIAFLHPKSTHGVLTELCSKLEKEK
- a CDS encoding FecR family protein; the encoded protein is MVRYYKTMNIDKELLHRYFNRQCTDLEQQAVEDYLAGEDTRVFDAYFASFARAATTVDGTSVTAKEEKKKLFRRAGASVPQSRKLSYAAAAVFLLAAACGYLYSVLSKPVMSHVAAETWVQLSNPSSTSVHRVKLEDGSIVFLNSHASLCYDRSVFNKKKRELSLDGEAYFEVAHDPTRPFIIRNRDIVTTVKGTKFNVEAYGTEEEMHVTLMEGKVVVQQHDWSYTMRPNERVSIDRRRNKQVEPVRAAFFNRWIENGEIAFDNVPLKTALERIGILYNISIAADNKLLDDKYVQGVFKRQSVADVLEKVLFIHGLHYKKEARQYTITH
- a CDS encoding DUF4249 domain-containing protein, coding for MKKNVFFVYSLLGCFLFVAMGCQKVIDVNLNGVSKKYVIEGTVTDKENSYNVIVSQTLDVTDSNVFTGVEDAVVTISEDGKTPVLLEHKGNGLYEADTSGKPGSTYRLSVKIGGKTFTASSTMPQKVAFDSLYTIRRQFLGRQQLIATVEFKDPPGEGDAYRFTQYVDGRKENTIFVTNDKLIDGRNVVYELLIFSDDGTSDLKRGDNLRVDMRCISRDNYDFWYSLAQSSLGQSQSASPGNPLSNIHGGALGYFSANTFDKREILVK